In the genome of Raphanus sativus cultivar WK10039 chromosome 4, ASM80110v3, whole genome shotgun sequence, one region contains:
- the LOC108850756 gene encoding putative F-box/kelch-repeat protein At2g29810, whose translation MSQVPDASNGNDRNKKPQEEEELKISFADIPSDITEHCLALTRRCHYPNLSLASKDLHRILRTPELYETRTTLGVTEPILYASIGFPPFESPSWYTLHADDHVSSRHLRKIASLPSRLLSAVAAVGTEMYVIGGSVGGKATSDVDLIDFRFHTSRSLPSMKRTRSRAVAGAIDGKVYVIGGCRKKSDDWVEAFDVKTQTWREMPGVLPRAHWEGQFVTSAVMDDKIFVLDPSTCLVFDPKVGVLVEWEDGGELMSLWQASSCVVDDMLYSVDPGRSLKYPIVVYDPKGEVKRWRPVYGVHWGRDWPSFSSYYDSKMANLGGKLMILVCNKPWSCFQYGRKEVWCVEIGLERHGDEMFGRVESTKLVLVSEMWPSIELSRTVTL comes from the coding sequence ATGTCTCAAGTCCCCGACGCCTCCAACGGCAACGATCGTAACAAGAAAccgcaagaagaagaagaattaaagATAAGCTTCGCCGACATCCCATCCGACATCACCGAGCACTGCCTCGCACTCACCAGAAGATGCCACTACCCGAACCTCTCCCTCGCCTCCAAAGACCTCCACCGCATCCTCCGCACACCAGAGCTCTACGAGACGCGCACCACCCTCGGCGTCACCGAACCCATCCTCTACGCCTCCATCGGGTTCCCTCCTTTCGAGAGCCCGAGCTGGTACACTCTCCATGCCGATGACCACGTTTCTTCACGCCACCTACGCAAGATCGCGTCGCTCCCTTCCCGGCTCCTTAGCGCCGTCGCCGCCGTCGGAACGGAGATGTACGTGATCGGAGGAAGCGTCGGCGGGAAAGCCACGTCGGACGTGGATCTCATCGACTTCAGGTTCCACACGAGCCGCTCGCTCCCGAGCATGAAGAGGACCCGCAGCCGCGCGGTGGCCGGAGCTATAGACGGGAAGGTTTACGTCATCGGAGGTTGCAGGAAGAAGTCTGACGATTGGGTCGAAGCTTTCGACGTCAAGACTCAGACGTGGCGTGAGATGCCAGGTGTCTTGCCACGTGCTCACTGGGAAGGACAGTTCGTGACGAGCGCTGTTATGGACGACAAGATCTTCGTTTTGGACCCGAGTACTTGTTTGGTTTTCGATCCCAAAGTTGGGGTTTTGGTTGAGTGGGAAGATGGAGGTGAGCTTATGAGTCTGTGGCAAGCGTCGTCGTGCGTGGTTGATGATATGTTGTATAGCGTTGATCCTGGGCGGTCTCTTAAGTATCCGATAGTTGTGTATGATCCGAAGGGGGAGGTGAAGAGGTGGAGACCGGTTTACGGTGTGCATTGGGGGAGAGATTGGCCGTCTTTTAGCTCTTATTACGACTCTAAAATGGCGAATCTTGGTGGGAAGTTGATGATTCTGGTCTGTAATAAACCCTGGTCTTGCTTTCAGTACGGGAGAAAAGAGGTTTGGTGCGTGGAGATCGGTTTGGAAAGACACGGAGATGAGATGTTTGGGCGTGTGGAATCGACTAAGCTGGTGCTTGTGTCCGAGATGTGGCCTTCCATTGAGCTTTCTCGAACTGTTACTCTTTGA
- the LOC108848990 gene encoding glycine-rich RNA-binding protein GRP2A, with protein sequence MASADVEYRCFVGGLAWATDERSLETAFSQFGELVDSKIINDRETGRSRGFGFVTFKDEQAMKDAIEGMNGQELDGRSITVNEAQSRGSGGGGGGRGGGGGYRGGGGGGYGGGGGYGGGRREGGYSGGGGGYSSRGGGGGGYGGGGRREGGGYGGGEGGGYGGGGGGGGW encoded by the exons ATGGCGTCCGCTGATGTTGAGTACCGGTGCTTCGTCGGAGGTCTAGCATGGGCCACCGATGAGAGATCTCTCGAGACCGCCTTCTCTCAGTTCGGCGAGCTTGTTGATTCCAAG ATCATTAACGATCGTGAGACGGGAAGATCAAGGGGATTTGGGTTCGTCACTTTCAAGGATGAGCAGGCCATGAAGGACGCCATCGAAGGGATGAACGGACAGGAGCTTGACGGTCGCAGCATCACTGTGAACGAGGCTCAGTCCCGAGGAAGCGGCGGCGGAGGTGGTGGACGTGGTGGTGGCGGTGGATAccgcggtggtggtggtggtggatacGGAGGTGGCGGTGGTTACGGAGGTGGAAGACGCGAGGGTGGATAcagtggtggtggaggtggcTACTCCTCAAGAGGAGGTGGTGGCGGAGGATACGGTGGAGGTGGAAGACGTGAGGGTGGGGGTTACGGAGGTGGTGAAGGTGGAGGTTACGGAGGAggcggcggtggtggtggttggtAA